The Ananas comosus cultivar F153 linkage group 2, ASM154086v1, whole genome shotgun sequence genome contains a region encoding:
- the LOC109706595 gene encoding ubiquitin carboxyl-terminal hydrolase 3-like yields the protein MKIKKPPHILVIHLKRFKYIEQLGRYKKLSYRVVFPMELKLTNTVDGADDSEYSLFAVVVHVGTGPNHGHHVSAVKSHSHWLFLDDENVDMMDESILQSFFGSAQEL from the exons ATGAAGATAAAGAAGCCGCCACATATTCTGGTCATCCACCTCAAGCGCTTCAAGTACATCGAGCAGCTTGGCCGCTACAAGAAGTTATCGTACCGCGTGGTGTTCCCCATGGAGCTGAAGCTCACAAACACGGTTGATGGTGCAGATGACTCAGAGTACTCCCTTTTTGCAGTTGTCGTCCATGTAGGGACTGGCCCCAATCACGGCCACCACGTCAGCGCGGTGAAAAGCCACAGCCATTGGCTCTTCCTTGATGATGAGAATGTGGATATGATGGATGAGTCAATCCTGCAGTCATTCTTTGGTTCTGCCCAGGAGTT GTAG
- the LOC109727918 gene encoding uncharacterized protein LOC109727918: protein MQWAVYQRRVSDGPFYGGKAQLNVYAVPNIQSYQISSSSFWLSSGLDGPSKNFNAIQAGWQVNPALYHDYDVHFFIYWTADGYESTGCYDLLCKDFVVDNSAKLKPGYIITPVSEYNGPQYYFTLRIQKNLQTGDWWLYRDDGDDAGPLGYWPKSLFTTLTDNASTVVWGGFVDSSSKNDTGPPMGSGHFSSEGEGKAAYIKNIKGVDSVGDIYTVLKNMVTYYVDRQDCYSVSDFEGSTGSKGGDGYGYFLFGGPGCKN from the exons ATGCAGTGGGCGGTTTACCAAAGAAGAGTTTCTGATGGCCCGTTTTATGGTGGTAAAGCCCAACTAAATGTTTATGCTGTGCCAAATATTCAATCCTATCAGATCAGCTCTTCTTCGTTTTGGCTTTCAAGTGGGCTTGATGGCCcatcaaaaaatttcaatgcAATACAGGCAGGATGGCAA GTAAATCCTGCGTTATATCATGATTATGATGTTCATTTCTTCATTTATTGGACT GCGGATGGTTACGAGTCGACGGGATGTTATGACCTTTTATGTAAAGATTTTGTAGTAGATAATTCAGCTAAACTGAAACCGGGTTATATAATTACTCCAGTTTCCGAATATAATGGACCACAATATTATTTTACACTTAGAATACAGAAG AATTTACAAACCGGAGATTGGTGGTTATATAGAGATGATGGAGATGATGCTGGACCTTTGGGATATTGGCCAAAATCTCTCTTCACTACTTTAACAGACAATGCATCTACTGTTGTATGGGGTGGATTTGTCGACAGTTCTTCAAAAAATGACACTGGTCCTCCAATGGGCAGTGGACATTTTTCTtcagaaggagaaggaaaggcagcatatataaaaaatattaagggTGTCGATTCGGTTGGTGATATTTACACTGTTCTCAAGAACATGGTGACTTACTATGTTGACAGACAAGATTGTTACAGTGTTAGCGATTTCGAGGGTTCAACTGGATCAAAAGGTGGGGACGGCTATGGATATTTTCTCTTTGGAGGACCAGgttgtaaaaattaa